GACGACGAGAACGACCAGGCGGCCTCCGGCGACGCGTTCGACGCGCTGCACCACGTCGCCGGGATCCGGCTGCGCCGGGGGCGGCTGACCGTGGTCGACGCGACCAACCTCCAGCCGCACGCCCGGGCCGCGCTGGTGAAGGTGGCCCGGGAGCACGACGTGCTGCCGGTGGCGATCGTGCTGGACGTGCCGGAGGCGCTGGCCTGGGAGCGTACGCAGGGCCGGGCCGACCGGACCCACGGCCGGCAGGTGCTCGCCCGGATGCAGCGTGATCTGCGGCAGTCGTACGGGCGGCTGGCCCGGGAGGGTTTCCGCAAGGTGCACGTGCTGCGCGGGATCGACGAGGTCGACGCCGCGGAGATCCGCTACGAGAAGCTCTTCAACGACCGGCGCGAGCTGGCCGGCCCGTTCGACATCGTGGGCGACGTGCACGGCTGCCGGGAGGAGTTGGAGGCGCTGCTGCTCCGGCTGGGTTACGCCGTGCGGCACGACGACGCGGGCCGCCCGGTGGACGCGGTGCACCCGGCCGGGCGTACCGCGGTCTTCGTGGGTGACCTGGTGGACCGCGGCCCGGACTCCCCCGGCGTGCTCCGCTTGGTGATGGGCATGGTGGCGGCCGGGCACGCGATCTGCGTGCCGGGCAACCACGAGCAGAAGCTCCTGCGCAAGCTGCGCGGCCGGGACGTGCGGCTCACCCACGGCCTGGCCGAGACGATGGCCCAGCTGGAGGCGGAGCCGGAGAGCTTCGTCGCGGAGACGGCGGCCTTCATCGACGGGCTGGTCAGCCACTACGTCCTGGACGGCGGCCGGCTGGTGGTGGCGCACGCCGGGCTCAAGGAGGCGTACCACGGCCGGGCGTCCGGCCGGGTGCGGTCGTTCGCGCTGTACGGGGAGACCACCGGCGAGACCGACGAGTACGGCCTGCCGGTCCGTTACCCGTGGGCGCGCGACTACCGGGGCTCGGCCATGGTCGTGTACGGGCACACGCCGACGCCGGAGCCGGAGTGGGTGAACAACACCATCTGCCTCGACACCGGCTGCGTCTTCGGCGGCCAGCTCACCGCCCTGCGGTACCCGGAGAAGGAACTGGTCTCCGTCCCGGCGGTGAAGGAGTGGTACGCCCCGGCCCGCCCGCTGGTCCCGGTCACGCCCACCCGGCCGGACACGGTGCTGGACCTGGCCGACGTCACCGGCCGGCGGCACCTCACGCATGCGTACGGGACACTGACCGTGCCGGCGGAGAACGCCGCCGCCGCGCTGGAGGTGATGAGCCGGTACGCGGTCGACCCGGGCCGGCTGGTCTGGCTGCCGCCGACCATGGCACCCTGCTCGACGTCGACTGTGGACGGCTTCCTGGAGCACCCGGAGCAGGCGTTCGCCGACTACCGCTCGGCCGGCGTCGAGCGGGTGGTCTGCGAGGAGAAGCACATGGGCTCGCGGGCCGTGGTGCTGGTGGAGCGGGAGCCGGGGCGGTTCGCCGGCGGCGCGGTGCACACCCGCACCGGCCGGCCGTTCTTCGGGCCGCCGCTCGACGACGAGCTGCTGGCCCGGGTCCGTACGGCGGTCACCGCGGCCGGCCTCTGGGCCGAGCTGGACACCGACTGGCTGCTGCTGGACTGCGAGCTGCTGCCCTGGTCGGCGAAGGCGGGCGGGCTGATCCGCGAGCAGTACGCCGGGGTCGGCGCCGCCGGCCGGGCCGCCCTGCCGGCGGTGCTCGGCGCGCTGGACGCCGCGGCCGGGCGGGGGCTGCCGGTGGGTGAGCTGCGCGGCCGGATGGCCGACCGGGGTGCCGAGGTCGAGGCGTACTCGGCGGCGTACCGGGCGTACGTTGGGCCGACCGACGGGCTGCGCGGGGTGACGCTGGCGCCGTTCGCCGTGCTGGCCGGGGCCGGCGCCAGCTACGCCGACCGGGACCACGGCTGGCACCTGTCCCTGGCCGACCGGCTCTGCACGGCGGATCCGGAGTTCTTCACTCCGACCCGCCGGCAGGTGGTCGACCTGTCCGACCCGGCGGCGGTGGCGGCGGCGACCGACTGGTGGCTGGCGCTGACCGCGGCCGGCGGCGAGGGCATGGTGGTCAAGCCGTACGCGGGCCTGGCCGCCCGTTCGCCGAAGGGGTCGCTGCTCCAGCCGGGGATCAAGTGCCGGGGCCGGGAGTACCTACGGATCATCTACAGTCCCGGGTACACCGAGCCGACTCAGCTCACCGCGCTGCGCCGGCGCTCGCTGGGCCGCAAGCGCGGGCTGGCGCTGCGCGAGCACGGCCTCGGCCTGGCCGCGCTGGACGCACTCGCCGAGGACGCCCCGCTCTGGCGGCGGCACGAGCTGGTCTTCGCGATCCTCGCTTGTGAGTCGGAACCGGTCGATCCGCGCCTCTAGGCGGCACCGACGCCCGTAGGTCCGGTCCGGCGCGCTGCCGGACCGGGCCCGGGTACCCTTTGTGGCCGTGGACACAGCTGAAAAGACCCGAATGATCTCCGAGAGCGTCGCCCTGAACCCGCTCGACCCGAAGGACCTGATCCACACCTTCGGGATGCTCGGCGTCTGGGCGATCCTCTTCGCCGAGACGGGCCTGCTGGTCGGCTTCTTCTTTCCGGGTGACTCGCTGCTCTTCCTGGCCGGGGTGGCCGCCTCGCCGGTGGCCGACGCGATCTTCGGCAGCGGCACCCGGTTGTCGCTGGCCGGGCTGCTGATCGGCGGCCCGCTCTGCGCGATCGCCGGCGCCCAGCTCGGTCACTGGCTCGGCGCCCGGTACGGCCGGCGGATGTTCGAGCGGCCCAACTCCCGCCTGTTCAAGCGGGAGTATGTCGAGAAGGCCGAGTACTACTTCCAGAAGTTCGGCCCGGCGAAGGCCGTGGTGCTGGCCCGGTTCATCCCGATCGTGCGGACCTTCCTCAACCCGGTGGCCGGGGTGCTCGGCATGCCGGCCCGGCAGTTCCTGGTCTGGAACATCGTCGGCGCGTTCCTCTGGGTGGACGGCATCCTGCTGATCGGCTACCTGCTGGCGGACCAGATCTACCAGGCGATCGGCGACAAGATCGACCGGTACATCCTGCCCGTGGTCGCGGTGATCATCCTGATCTCGGTGCTGCCGATCTTCTTCGAGTTCCTCCGCGACCGGCGGGCCCGCAAGCGCGGCGAGGCGGCCGCGATGGTCGCGGCGGCCAGCGCCGCCGGCGCGGTCGACGCGGTGCGGGACGCGGTCGAGGGCGACGACCACCGCCGGCACGGCCGGCGCGGGCGACACGAACGCTGACCCGGATACACCGATGGCCGGTCCCCTGGTGGGGGCCGGCCATCAGCGTCTTGTCTACCTGCGGGTGGAACGGATCACGGGCAGCCGTCACCGTTCGGCGGTGGCGCCACCCCTGGCACGCCACCACCACACTCGGTCGAGGCGGCCTACGGACAGCCGGGCTCGGCTGGCGGCCATAATTCGGCCTTCGCGCCGCTAGGCGGCACTCCGGGCCGAATGAAGGCCGAGCTGACGCCGCGCCACGACCCCGGACAACCGACCGGGACCTCGGACACGTCCGGCTTCAGCGGGCCTTCTTGGTCGCCCGCTTACGCGGCGGGGTGAGCAGATCCGCGATCGTGGCGATCGCGGTCGGCACCAGCCGGTAGTACGCCCAGACCCCACGCTTCTCCCGCTCCAGCAAGCCGGCCTCGGTGAGGATTCGCAGGTGGTGGCTGACCGTCGGCTGCGAGAGGCCGAGCGGCGCGGTGAGGTCACACACGCACGCCTCGCCCTCGGGCGCCGACTGGATCAGGCTGAGCAGCCGCAGCCGGGCAGGATCGGCGAGGGCCTTCAGCACCCCCGCGAGACGCTCGGCATCGGCACGTTCGATCGGCTCGCCGGCAAGCGGCGAGATCTGAGGCATGGTCATTTCAGCCAACGCAGTTCCCACGTATTCCATCCTTCCACCAGCAGCATCGATCCGCCTGCATATCAGCAGATCCGAATCGGCAAACTTTTACGCCACAAGGCCGAGGTCAGCCAACGTATAGGCCGCCCGATAAGGCAGTCCGGCGGCTCGCACCGCGTCGCCAGCGCCTCGATCAACAATAACCGCCACACCCACCACCTCGGCCCCGGCCTCACGCAGTGCCTCGACGGCGGTCAACACGCTGCCGCCCGTCGTCGAGGTGTCCTCGACCGCCAGGACCCGCCGACCGGCCACGTCCGGCCCCTCGACGCGTCGCTGCAGACCGTGCGCCTTGCCCGCCTTGCGGACCACGAACGCGTCCAGCGGCCGGTCGGTGCCGGCCGACGCGTGCAGCATCGCGGCCGCCACCGGGTCGGCCCCGAGGGTCAGCCCACCGACGGCGTCGTACTGCCAGTCCGCGGTGAGGTCCCGCAGCACCCGGCCGACCAACGGCGCCGCCTGGTGATGGAGCGTGATGCGACGCAGATCGACGTACCAGTCGGCCTCACGGCCCGACGAGAGCACCACGCGGCCATGGACCACAGCCAGGTCGGTGATGAATTTACGCAGGTCGTCGTGGTCGCCCATGGCGATAGAGGGTACTGCGCAAGTCTGGGAGGCGTCTGTCGGGTCCACCGGGGTCACCCTGCGGGCGACCGACGGGTGGCGATGTGCGACTACGCTGCGCGACCGTCCATCCGGGCCACCGGACGCCGATCCCGTCGGCGGGACGCGCGCCGGGCCGACCGGCGGTCAGCCGTCCGCTCGCCCCACCCGGCCCCGGGTGTCCCGGGAGACGCCGCGCAGCAGCCGTCGTGGGGCGTGCCGCAGGCCGGCCACGGCCAGCTTGTACTTCCAGGTCGGCACGCTGACCAGCTTTCCTTTCCGCAGGTCACGCAGCCCTTCGTCGACCACCTCGTCGGTCCGCAGCCACAGCCAGCGCGGGGTACGCGACATGTCGATGCCGGCCCGCTCGTGGTAGCCGGTGCGGGTGTAGCCGGGGCAGAGGGCCATCACCCGCACCCCGAGCGGTGCCACCGAGAGGCCGATCGACTCACTGAAATTCGTCACCCAGGCCTTGCTGGCGGAGTACGTCGATCCCGGCATGGGCACGCCGAAACCGGCGACCGAAGAGACATTTATCACTGTCCCGCTGCCCCGTTCGATCATCGGTCCGAGCGCCGCGTGGGTCAGCCGCAGCACCGCCAGCACGTTCAACCGCAGCAGGCGGGCCTCGTCCTCGACGGCCGACCGGACGAAGGAGGTGTTCAGGCTGATCCCGGCGTTGTTCACCAGCAGCTCGACCGGCGGCTCGGCGGCCAGCCGGCGCTCCACCGCCGTACAGCCGTCGTCGGTGGACAGATCGGCGGAGATCGTTTCGACCTGGCGGCCGTACCGGGCGGTCAACTCGGCGGCGGTCGCGGCCAGGCGGCCGGCGTCCCGGGCCACCAGGACGAGGTCCCAGCCGTCGGCGGCGAGCCGGCGGGCGAACGCCTCGCCGATGCCCAGGCTGGCCCCGGTGACCAACGCGCGGCGCGGGTAGGAGGGGTGCGGTCCGTCGGTCACGGGCGGTCCTCGGGGGGCGGGGTCGGCGCGGGCGGGGCCGACGGGGGCGGCGGGGTGGGCGGTGCCGGCGGAGGGGGCGGCCCCCAGTGGGACGCGGGACCTTGAGCCGGCGGACCGTAGCCCGGCGGGGTCGAGGCCGGCGGCGCGGAGGGCGGACCGAAGGCCGGCGGGGTCGGGCCGGCGGGCGCCGGCGCGGGGCTGCGGTGGAAGAAGGCGACCGCCGCCGGGAGGGTGAGCAGCGCCGCGGCCACCAGGTAGCCGAGCACCTGGGCCACCGACACCGCCGCGTTCACCGGGATCCACCAGGCCGGATAGGCCTCGCCGAGCTGGGCGAGCAGGTCGGCGGCGGCCCGACCGTCGGCGCTCACCCGCAACGGGGCGGCCCGCTGGCCGACCAGCACCGCCAACCCGCAGCAGCCGCAGAACAGGCCCAGCCCGGAGACGACCCAGGTCGCCACCCGGGCGCCGGGGCGGCCCGAGAGCAGCCCGAGCGCGAGGCCGATGAGCAGCAGAGCCATGACCACGCCGACCACGGCCGACAGCGCCGTCGAGCCGCGCAGCAGCGCCACCACCTCGTCGATGTCGCCGCCGCGGGCCCCGGTGGCCTGCGCCGACGCCCGGAACCGGTCCACCGTGCCGGACGCCACGAGCAGGGTGGCGACCGCGTACACCACGGCGCCGACCGCCATCAGCAGCAGGACCGCCGCCGCCGTGACGACCGCCCCGGGACGGCGGGGCGCGGCCTGATCGGGGTACGACACGACGAATCCCTCCGGTAGGCGTCGGCTTGCAACCTACTCGGAGGGATCGTCGGAGTCGCTCTTATCGGGACGTCAACTTGCCGGGGGCGGCTCGGGGTCGCGGCGCTCGCCGGACTCGGGCGCCGGACCGGGCTGACCCGGCTGGCCTGGGCCCCATGACGGGGCGGGCTGGCCCGGCGCGCCGGGGGCACCCGGGTAGCCGGGAGCCGGCGGGTAGCCGGGGGTGGACGGGTAGGCCGGGTAGGCGCTGCCGGGCACCGGCGGCTCCCAGGTCTGCCGCGGCTTGCGGAAGAACTCGTTGGCCGTCGGCAGAGCCAGGAGGATCAGCGCGACCAGGAGCGCGAGCAGGGCGACCACGCCGAGCAGCGTGGTCAGCGGGGTGTACCAGCCGGGCAGGGCGTCCGACAGGCGGCGCTGGATCTCCTGGCTGCTGGGCACGTCACCGCTGGAGGAGCCGCCGCCGGTCAGGCCGCCGGCCGCGTTGTTCAGCAGACCGCCGCCGGTGCAGCAGAGCATGAGGCCGCCCAGCACCCAGGTGGTGATCCGGGAGCCGTTCTTCCCCCGGTTGTTGAGCAGCGCGAGGACGACGAGCCCGATCGCGAGCAGCAGGCTCAGCACGGCCCCGACCAGGCCGAACACCCAGGCGAAGTCGGCCGCCTGCTCGGCCGGCGTGTCCCGGAAGGCGTCCCGCATGACCTCCCGGACGGTGCCGATGGTGGTGAGCGTCAGGATCAGGTTCACCAACTGGATGGCCGCGACGAGGATGAGCAGCCAGCTCGACGCCGTCACCACGGCGGGACGTGCGCGAGGCGGGGTGCCCGGAGCATCGACCATGATTCTCCCTCCCTAGATCAGACGACCACCGTAACGAGCCAGGGCCAGCCGGGCACGCTTCGCGGGCCGGCGACCTCAGCAACTCAGCGGGACGGCCGCTCCCGGCGGCAGAGCCGCCGGTGTTCGGCGGTCACCACCGCGAGCAGGAAGAGGTCCACGGCCAGGGCGAAGACCGCGCTGAACTGGTTGACGGTGAAGCTGAAGATCTGCCCGAACAGCAGGTCCACCAGGAGCGCGAGCTTGAACAGCCGGAAGGCCCGCACCTGGTCGCTGGGCAGCAGCAATGCGCCGCGGATGCTCAGCACCGCGGTGATCAGCGCGGAGACCGAGACCCCGAGCACCGCACCCCACTCCTGCTGGTCGGGCAGCTCGCCGCTGATCGCATCCAGGACGATCCGGAGCACGACGACGAACGGCTCGCCGACCACGTAGAGCACCACCAGCGACACCACCCATCGGTGAGTGGTCACCCAGATCGCCGCGCGGCGGGCCCGGATGAGCCAGCGCTGCCAGAGCCGGGGTGCGGGTGGCTCGCGTCGGGGCACCGCGTCCAGCAGCCGGGCCACCGCCTCCTCGACCTCCGGGCCACAACCGCGAATCAGCCGCAGCACCGCCGCCCGGCGCCGCGCGCTGAGGCCGGTGGTGAGACCACCGACCACGGTGTACAGGGCGTTCGCGGTCCGCTCCGGGCCGGAGAGCCGGGTCCGGCCGCGAAGCGCCTGGCTGATCACGACCAGCAGGGCGAAGGCGACGTAGATGATGCTCGCGGCCGGCGCGTAGAAGTAGTTGGTTCCCGCCGTGACGAACTTGCCGACCTCGTCGATGAAGAGCCCGAAGCCCATCCCGCCCAGGATCGCGCCGAGGATGCGTGCCGCGCTGCCGAGGTAGACCAGCGCGACACCCAGGCCGGCGGTCATCAGCAGGCCGCCCCAGAGCACGTGCGCGATGTGCAGCCCGCCACCGCCGAGCTGCGGGTAGCCGGTCGCCTGGAGATACGCCCGGGTGACCAGCACCGTCACCACCCCGGACAGCACGAAGGCCTGCAGGTACGACGGCGCCTCCAGCACCCGGGGCGGCCTCGACCAACGGGACGGACGAGCGCGCATGCCCCGAAACTAGTAGCCGCGCCACTCCGTGCGGGCGTACTCCAGCACCCTGGGCTGCAGCAACGTGGAGGGCGGCACGTCCAGCCGGGCCCGGTCGGCGGGGAAGGTGGCCGCCGCCGCGAGCACCGACGGGGTGAGGAAGCGCAGTGGCGGCGCGTCGGCGGGCAGCGCCAGCGCCGGCGGGCTCGACCCGGGCGCGGCCAGCACGTATCCCCAGTCACCGAAGCTCGGCACGTCCACGTGGTAGGGCACCGTCGCGAAGCCGGCCGCGCGGATCGACCGCTCGATCGACCAGTACGACCGGGGCGCGAAGTAGGGCGACCCGGCCTGCACCACCAGCCGCCCGCCCGGGGCCAGCACCGAGCGGATCAGCGCGTAGAACTCGACCGTGTAGAGCTTCGCGGTGGCCGTCTCGTCGGGGTCGGGCAGGTCGGCGACCACCACGTCGAACCGCTCCGCGGCGGTCCGCAGCCAGCCGAACGCGTCGAGGTTGAGCACCCGCGCGCGGGGGTCGGCCAGCGAGTGGTGGTTGAGCTCGCGCAACTGCGGCTCGGTCTGCGCCAGCCGCACCACGGCCGGGTCGAGGTCGACCAGGGTGACCCGCCGTACGTCCGGGTACTTGAGAATCTCCCGCAGCGCCAGCCCGTCCCCGGCGCCGAGCACCAGCACCTCGCCGTGCGGTCCGTGCATGGCCGGATGCACCAGCGACTCGTGGTAGCGGTACTCGTCGACGGAGCTGAACTGGAGGTCGCCGTTGAGGAAGAGCCGCAGGTCGGTGTCGGCGTGGCCGATCTCCCGCACCGACCGGGTCAGCACGATCTCCTGGTAGCGGCTGCGTTCGGCGTGCACCACCGGGTCGCGGTAGAGCTGCTGCCGGGCGGTCACCTCGAAGTCGTGCGCGGTGACCCAGGCGTACCCGAGGCAGAGGGCCACCACGACGGAGCCGGCGCCGAGCGCGAGCCGCGCGCGGCGGCCGAGATCGGCCCGGAACACCGTGCCCACCAGCGCGAGGCCGGCGACGGCGTTCACCGCGCCGACCACCAGCGCGCCCTTGAGCTGGCCGAAGACCGGCATCAGCAGGAACGGGAAGGCCAGCCCGCCGAGCAGCGCGCCGACGTAGTCGGCGGCGAACAGGTCGGCCACCGCGCTGCCGGCGGACTGCTCGCGGATGCGTTGCAGCAGCACCATGAGCAGCGGGATCTCCGCGCCGATCAGCAGGCCGAGCAGGAACGCGGTGCCGACCAGCGCCGGCCCGTAGAGGTCCAGCCAGGCGAAGGCGGCGTAGAGGCCGAGCACGGAGAGGCCGCCGAGCAGGGCCAGGGTCAGCTCGATCGCGGCGAAGGCGGCGGCGGCCCGGGACTGGAGCGGCTTCGCGACCAGCGCGCCGACGCCCATCGCGAAGACCATCACGCCGAGCACGATCGACGCCTGGCCGACCGCGTCGCCGATCAGGTAGCTGCCCAGGGCGACCAGCGCCAGCTCGTACACCAGGCCGCAGGCCGCGCAGACGAAGACCGCGAGCAGAACCGCCGCGCGGGCCGGCCGCCACTGCGGCCGCGCCGGCGCCTCGGCGGTCACGCCGTCTCCCGGGTACGCCCGGCGGCTCCCGCCCCGGCGCGCTGCGCGGGTACGCGGACCCGGAGCTGCCGGCGGCGCTGCGCCACGCCCACGGTGACGAGGAGCGCGGCGAGCAGGAAGAGCCCGGCCGTGGCGAGCAGCCAGCCCCAGCGGTCCCGCCAGAAGTCGCTGCCGGCGTCCGGCAGCGGGCTGGCGGCGGCCGACGGGCCGGCGCTCGGAGCGGCGGCGGGCGCGGCCAGGCCGGCCTCGGCGGCGAGCAGCGGCAGCGTGGTGGCGGCCCGGGTGGCCGCCCAGCCCGGGTCGTCGACGAACGCGTCCTCGTCCAGCCCGAACCGGCCCAGCCCGCTCTCGATGGCGGACAGGTCGGCGAGGTCGATGTCGTCGGAGCCGGTGACCCGGATCGAGGCGGAGTCGTTGGCCTCGCTGCTCTCCGAGGTGTAGGTGATGTCGGCGGTCAGCTCGACCCAGCGCGGGCATCCCGGCGCGTCCGCGGCCGCCGTGCCGTCGCCGAGGTTCGAGCCGACGCTGACCAGCTCGTATCCGTCGGTCAGCCGCCAGCCGTAGCAGATGCCCTGGTTGGCGAAGGCGGCCTGGAGGATGGGCACAGTGTCGGCGCGCTCGTCGCCCGCGGGGGCGGGGACGGTCAGGTCGTCCGAATCGCCGTTGACGAATCCGACGAGGCAGAGGCCGGCGACGCCCAGCACCACCGCCCAGACCACCGCGGCCTTCAGGGCGTTGGACCTCCCCTTGGCCGCGGCCGGGCGCTTGCCGCCGCTCATCAGCTGATCGCGGCGGCGATGATCGCCCCGGTGGCGAGGTGCACGACGGCGGAGACCCAGACCGCCGGGTGCGGCTCCGGGTCGACCAGCAGCTCACCGAGCTTCCCCGGGGTGGCCAGGTCGAGCAGCATGAAGGCCGCCGCCATGATCACCAGGCCGAGGATCCCGTACGCGGCCGCGCCGACCAGGCCGAGCACCACGTCGTCCTCGCTGGCGGCGATCGCGGCGACCACGATGATGCCGACGCCGGCCAGGTTGGAGGCGAGCAGCAGCGCCGCGTTGCGGTTGCGCTCGGTCCAGATGAGGTGGTTGAGCCGGCCCGGGGTGGCCAGGTCGACCAGCGCGTAGCCGATGCCC
This sequence is a window from Micromonospora sp. NBRC 110009. Protein-coding genes within it:
- a CDS encoding polynucleotide kinase-phosphatase, producing MTILDIPELALVALVGVSGSGKSTFARRHFRPSQVLSSDTFRGMVADDENDQAASGDAFDALHHVAGIRLRRGRLTVVDATNLQPHARAALVKVAREHDVLPVAIVLDVPEALAWERTQGRADRTHGRQVLARMQRDLRQSYGRLAREGFRKVHVLRGIDEVDAAEIRYEKLFNDRRELAGPFDIVGDVHGCREELEALLLRLGYAVRHDDAGRPVDAVHPAGRTAVFVGDLVDRGPDSPGVLRLVMGMVAAGHAICVPGNHEQKLLRKLRGRDVRLTHGLAETMAQLEAEPESFVAETAAFIDGLVSHYVLDGGRLVVAHAGLKEAYHGRASGRVRSFALYGETTGETDEYGLPVRYPWARDYRGSAMVVYGHTPTPEPEWVNNTICLDTGCVFGGQLTALRYPEKELVSVPAVKEWYAPARPLVPVTPTRPDTVLDLADVTGRRHLTHAYGTLTVPAENAAAALEVMSRYAVDPGRLVWLPPTMAPCSTSTVDGFLEHPEQAFADYRSAGVERVVCEEKHMGSRAVVLVEREPGRFAGGAVHTRTGRPFFGPPLDDELLARVRTAVTAAGLWAELDTDWLLLDCELLPWSAKAGGLIREQYAGVGAAGRAALPAVLGALDAAAGRGLPVGELRGRMADRGAEVEAYSAAYRAYVGPTDGLRGVTLAPFAVLAGAGASYADRDHGWHLSLADRLCTADPEFFTPTRRQVVDLSDPAAVAAATDWWLALTAAGGEGMVVKPYAGLAARSPKGSLLQPGIKCRGREYLRIIYSPGYTEPTQLTALRRRSLGRKRGLALREHGLGLAALDALAEDAPLWRRHELVFAILACESEPVDPRL
- a CDS encoding DedA family protein, translating into MISESVALNPLDPKDLIHTFGMLGVWAILFAETGLLVGFFFPGDSLLFLAGVAASPVADAIFGSGTRLSLAGLLIGGPLCAIAGAQLGHWLGARYGRRMFERPNSRLFKREYVEKAEYYFQKFGPAKAVVLARFIPIVRTFLNPVAGVLGMPARQFLVWNIVGAFLWVDGILLIGYLLADQIYQAIGDKIDRYILPVVAVIILISVLPIFFEFLRDRRARKRGEAAAMVAAASAAGAVDAVRDAVEGDDHRRHGRRGRHER
- a CDS encoding ArsR/SmtB family transcription factor, whose protein sequence is MEYVGTALAEMTMPQISPLAGEPIERADAERLAGVLKALADPARLRLLSLIQSAPEGEACVCDLTAPLGLSQPTVSHHLRILTEAGLLEREKRGVWAYYRLVPTAIATIADLLTPPRKRATKKAR
- the pyrE gene encoding orotate phosphoribosyltransferase, with amino-acid sequence MGDHDDLRKFITDLAVVHGRVVLSSGREADWYVDLRRITLHHQAAPLVGRVLRDLTADWQYDAVGGLTLGADPVAAAMLHASAGTDRPLDAFVVRKAGKAHGLQRRVEGPDVAGRRVLAVEDTSTTGGSVLTAVEALREAGAEVVGVAVIVDRGAGDAVRAAGLPYRAAYTLADLGLVA
- a CDS encoding SDR family NAD(P)-dependent oxidoreductase: MTDGPHPSYPRRALVTGASLGIGEAFARRLAADGWDLVLVARDAGRLAATAAELTARYGRQVETISADLSTDDGCTAVERRLAAEPPVELLVNNAGISLNTSFVRSAVEDEARLLRLNVLAVLRLTHAALGPMIERGSGTVINVSSVAGFGVPMPGSTYSASKAWVTNFSESIGLSVAPLGVRVMALCPGYTRTGYHERAGIDMSRTPRWLWLRTDEVVDEGLRDLRKGKLVSVPTWKYKLAVAGLRHAPRRLLRGVSRDTRGRVGRADG
- a CDS encoding polyamine aminopropyltransferase, encoding MTAEAPARPQWRPARAAVLLAVFVCAACGLVYELALVALGSYLIGDAVGQASIVLGVMVFAMGVGALVAKPLQSRAAAAFAAIELTLALLGGLSVLGLYAAFAWLDLYGPALVGTAFLLGLLIGAEIPLLMVLLQRIREQSAGSAVADLFAADYVGALLGGLAFPFLLMPVFGQLKGALVVGAVNAVAGLALVGTVFRADLGRRARLALGAGSVVVALCLGYAWVTAHDFEVTARQQLYRDPVVHAERSRYQEIVLTRSVREIGHADTDLRLFLNGDLQFSSVDEYRYHESLVHPAMHGPHGEVLVLGAGDGLALREILKYPDVRRVTLVDLDPAVVRLAQTEPQLRELNHHSLADPRARVLNLDAFGWLRTAAERFDVVVADLPDPDETATAKLYTVEFYALIRSVLAPGGRLVVQAGSPYFAPRSYWSIERSIRAAGFATVPYHVDVPSFGDWGYVLAAPGSSPPALALPADAPPLRFLTPSVLAAAATFPADRARLDVPPSTLLQPRVLEYARTEWRGY
- a CDS encoding DUF350 domain-containing protein, producing MQHLVTDLLVTLAYGVVGVVLMGIGYALVDLATPGRLNHLIWTERNRNAALLLASNLAGVGIIVVAAIAASEDDVVLGLVGAAAYGILGLVIMAAAFMLLDLATPGKLGELLVDPEPHPAVWVSAVVHLATGAIIAAAIS